Proteins encoded by one window of Chondromyces crocatus:
- a CDS encoding cytidine deaminase codes for MSEPESPPIDWRALEEAALTVRTRAHAPYSGYHVGAAILVRSGRVFSGCNVENATFGLTICAERSALVQMVAAGERDPVAVVVATRGPSAAAPCGMCRQSLAEFALDLPIRLIVAPPPGEAAQAPKLTSLAELLPDAFRGDALSR; via the coding sequence ATGAGCGAACCGGAGAGCCCACCGATCGACTGGCGTGCGCTGGAGGAAGCTGCGCTCACCGTGCGGACGCGGGCCCACGCGCCGTACTCTGGCTACCACGTCGGCGCTGCGATCCTCGTGCGCTCCGGGCGCGTCTTCTCGGGATGCAATGTCGAGAACGCCACCTTCGGCCTGACGATCTGCGCGGAGCGATCCGCACTGGTCCAGATGGTCGCGGCCGGTGAGCGCGATCCCGTCGCCGTGGTCGTCGCGACGCGCGGGCCGAGCGCAGCCGCTCCGTGCGGGATGTGCCGTCAGTCCCTCGCCGAGTTCGCGCTGGATCTCCCCATCCGCCTGATCGTCGCGCCGCCCCCTGGCGAAGCCGCGCAGGCCCCCAAGCTCACCTCACTGGCCGAGCTGCTCCCGGACGCTTTCCGGGGCGACGCGCTCTCACGGTAG
- a CDS encoding response regulator, with translation MSVPRREPAPRALQNMTKVLVFESDPAFAGELRTELGRLGCSVQVVDDGNVGLQAASTERPDLILLSIELPRMNGFSVCNKLKKDPQLKDIPLLIMSSESSEETFEQHRKLRTRADDYVRKPIAFGELLEHIRALVPLGASEDEAEPIMIDEAEMLEADMLEPDEDDEEDSAEPTMITKLQFDEHGVASVASAPIAPKSSPTSAPVPPPPPVSAPPPPPVSAPPPVSAPPPPPVVAPPPPPVVASAPPPVSSAPSGSGPRSISGPPSGSDGRPPLRSMQGDELDEFIGGAFERIMTDEDERPSATPIGNAAPSAAPPAAGSSPGAPSVASSEPSGAPRPSVELVEIERLRGELDRSKADVVRLSKEVASSQASALRLEGELSRASEAGGESSRLRREVDELKARLAAGAAKPGATSSREFLDLREALNKKDKEILGLRDQMSRKEKELLDARDQSLALEREKADQVDRILELERAREELDALVGALRADKELAAKRADDFKARGEKLQGQLTARDGELSAARQAMVDAEQAHTQALRDAQEDQSKALAAAEEAARREVEAAVGTERQVAAVAREEASQAHRAELERLSAEHAGQIQQEKAAHGATVEALREEHAGDLAKLRGEHATAVEGLRGEHAGEIERLRGEHAGEIDGLRREHAGETERLRGEHTGEVERLRGEHAGEIDGLRREHAGETERLRGEHAAGLEALRSEHGAALDALRSEHATAFEGLRSESVAALDGLRREHAGEIEQLRSEQVLTVDTLRTEHANALEAQRQEHGATVARLEGEHAAALDRLRGEHAESVASRISEHQAELDELRAEHLAELDSLRAEHGRALQAERSAHAARERELGEERERATRALEDGHAAKLAEVEAQAADRLQQAEARAAQELADLRATSEAELGQREAAWASARETLEATLRSTSDELSVRTADLTQRTEERDRLQGALDERTLQLEHTRGQLERSEEQGRELREQLATRTEERTALQAQTEQQASELAIERRRLEKARIKWGDDRASLERARQALAAAMEQIQEAEARPIE, from the coding sequence TTGAGCGTTCCTCGCCGTGAGCCTGCGCCGCGCGCCCTGCAAAACATGACCAAGGTCCTCGTTTTTGAGAGCGATCCCGCCTTCGCGGGAGAGCTCCGCACGGAGCTCGGACGCCTCGGTTGCAGCGTTCAGGTCGTCGACGATGGCAACGTCGGCCTGCAAGCTGCCTCCACGGAGCGTCCGGACCTCATCCTGCTGTCGATCGAGCTGCCGCGCATGAACGGCTTCTCGGTATGCAACAAGCTGAAGAAAGACCCTCAGCTGAAGGACATTCCGCTCCTCATCATGTCGAGTGAGTCGAGCGAAGAGACGTTCGAGCAGCACCGGAAGCTCCGGACACGCGCGGACGACTACGTGCGCAAGCCGATCGCGTTCGGTGAGCTGCTGGAGCACATCCGCGCACTGGTCCCGCTCGGCGCGTCGGAAGACGAGGCCGAGCCGATCATGATCGACGAGGCGGAGATGCTCGAAGCCGACATGCTCGAGCCCGACGAGGACGACGAAGAGGACAGCGCCGAGCCGACGATGATCACCAAGCTCCAGTTCGATGAGCATGGTGTGGCGTCGGTGGCGTCGGCGCCGATCGCACCGAAGTCCTCGCCGACGTCGGCGCCCGTGCCGCCGCCTCCGCCGGTGTCTGCGCCTCCGCCTCCGCCCGTGTCTGCGCCTCCGCCGGTGTCTGCGCCTCCGCCTCCGCCTGTGGTGGCGCCTCCGCCTCCGCCTGTGGTGGCGTCGGCACCACCGCCGGTGTCGTCCGCGCCCTCGGGAAGTGGGCCGAGGAGCATCAGCGGTCCGCCGTCTGGATCCGATGGACGGCCACCGCTCCGCTCGATGCAAGGCGATGAGCTGGACGAGTTCATCGGTGGTGCGTTCGAGCGGATCATGACCGACGAGGACGAGCGTCCTTCCGCGACCCCGATCGGCAATGCCGCTCCCTCGGCCGCCCCGCCGGCTGCAGGGTCGTCGCCCGGCGCGCCGTCAGTGGCTTCATCAGAGCCGAGCGGAGCGCCGCGCCCGAGCGTCGAGCTGGTGGAGATCGAGCGGCTCCGCGGTGAGCTGGACCGATCCAAGGCGGATGTCGTCCGGCTGAGCAAAGAGGTCGCTTCGTCTCAGGCGAGCGCGCTGCGTCTGGAAGGCGAGCTGTCGCGTGCCAGTGAGGCGGGCGGTGAGTCGTCCCGGCTCCGGCGCGAGGTGGATGAGCTGAAGGCGCGTCTGGCCGCCGGTGCGGCGAAGCCGGGCGCCACGTCCAGCCGTGAGTTCCTCGATCTGCGCGAGGCGCTGAACAAGAAGGACAAGGAGATCCTCGGCCTGCGCGATCAGATGTCGCGCAAGGAAAAGGAGCTGCTGGATGCCCGGGATCAGTCGCTCGCGCTGGAGCGCGAGAAGGCGGACCAGGTCGACCGCATCCTCGAACTGGAGCGTGCGCGCGAGGAGCTGGACGCGCTGGTCGGGGCACTCCGAGCAGACAAGGAACTCGCCGCAAAGCGCGCCGACGACTTCAAGGCCCGAGGGGAGAAGCTGCAAGGGCAGCTCACCGCGCGGGACGGGGAGCTGTCCGCGGCGCGCCAGGCGATGGTGGACGCCGAGCAAGCGCACACGCAAGCGCTGCGGGACGCGCAAGAGGATCAGTCGAAGGCACTCGCTGCGGCCGAGGAGGCTGCGCGGCGTGAGGTCGAGGCGGCGGTCGGTACGGAGCGTCAGGTCGCCGCAGTAGCTCGGGAAGAGGCGAGCCAGGCCCATCGCGCGGAACTCGAACGGCTGAGCGCCGAGCACGCGGGCCAGATCCAGCAGGAGAAGGCGGCGCACGGTGCCACCGTGGAAGCGCTCCGGGAAGAGCACGCGGGGGATCTCGCGAAGCTCCGCGGAGAACATGCCACGGCGGTGGAGGGGCTTCGCGGCGAACATGCCGGCGAGATCGAGCGGCTCCGCGGCGAGCATGCTGGCGAGATCGATGGTCTTCGTCGTGAGCACGCGGGTGAGACCGAGCGGCTTCGCGGCGAGCACACGGGTGAGGTCGAGCGGCTTCGCGGCGAGCATGCTGGCGAGATCGACGGCCTCCGTCGTGAGCATGCGGGTGAGACCGAGCGGCTTCGCGGCGAGCATGCTGCAGGGCTGGAGGCACTCCGGAGCGAGCATGGCGCGGCGCTGGATGCCCTCCGGAGCGAGCATGCCACGGCGTTCGAAGGGCTTCGCAGCGAGAGCGTTGCGGCACTCGACGGTCTTCGCCGGGAGCATGCGGGAGAGATCGAGCAGCTCCGCAGCGAGCAGGTGCTCACGGTGGATACGCTCCGCACCGAGCACGCGAACGCTCTGGAAGCGCAGCGGCAGGAGCACGGAGCGACGGTCGCGCGGCTCGAAGGAGAGCACGCGGCGGCGCTGGACCGGCTGCGAGGAGAGCACGCCGAGTCGGTGGCGTCGCGGATCTCGGAGCATCAGGCGGAGCTCGACGAGCTGCGGGCCGAGCACCTCGCGGAACTCGACTCCCTCCGGGCCGAGCATGGGCGTGCGCTCCAGGCGGAGCGGAGCGCGCATGCGGCGCGTGAGCGCGAGCTCGGGGAAGAGCGGGAGCGCGCGACGAGGGCCCTCGAAGACGGCCACGCGGCGAAGCTCGCGGAGGTGGAAGCCCAGGCTGCCGATCGGTTGCAGCAGGCGGAAGCGCGCGCGGCTCAGGAACTCGCGGATCTGCGCGCCACGAGCGAGGCCGAACTCGGACAGCGCGAGGCCGCCTGGGCGTCGGCCCGGGAGACGCTGGAGGCGACGCTGCGCTCCACCAGCGACGAACTCTCCGTGCGCACGGCGGATCTCACGCAGCGCACCGAGGAGCGGGATCGGCTGCAGGGGGCGCTCGACGAGCGTACCCTTCAGCTCGAACACACCCGGGGTCAGCTCGAGCGCAGCGAGGAGCAGGGCAGGGAGCTCAGGGAGCAGCTCGCGACGCGGACCGAGGAGCGCACGGCGCTCCAGGCGCAGACCGAGCAGCAAGCCAGCGAGCTCGCGATCGAGCGCAGGCGGCTGGAGAAGGCGCGCATCAAGTGGGGCGACGACAGGGCGTCCCTGGAGCGCGCGCGGCAGGCGCTCGCGGCGGCGATGGAGCAGATCCAGGAAGCCGAGGCGCGTCCCATCGAGTGA